The following coding sequences are from one Humulus lupulus chromosome X, drHumLupu1.1, whole genome shotgun sequence window:
- the LOC133805513 gene encoding uncharacterized protein LOC133805513: protein MAANSQQFGIRQDPIPPPKSANEVSTSNANQLGQQLAQLTAVVQQLALGQQVRPCGICQVVGYANDTCPTLFEGETEGVNAVRNFLGQFRQMYYEPFSQTYNPGWRDHPNLHYGNQQQVAPQSTSSRPHGFTLQQRSQNNFIPRPSKAPQATPPPSAKPSTEDLINPLATNTLQFQQTTQASIKSLEIQVGQLAASYNRLEAHLSNKLPSQPEMNPKENASASTTPTQLNPKPTFVIPPPFPSRLKKTKKEVVDKKILDTFRKVEVNIPLLDAIKQVPRYAKFLKELCTNKRKLRGNEKVSVGENVSAVFQKKLPPKCKDPDESIPCSTPILLGRPFMKIARTKIDVHDGTLTMEFDGETI, encoded by the exons atggctgCTAACTCACAACAGTTTGGCATTCGACAAGATCCTATTCCACCACCCAAATCAGCTAATGAAGTGAGCACCTCTAATGCTAATCAGCTGGGTCAACAATTGGCTCAATTAACTGCAGTGGTACAACAACTAGCTTTAGGCCAACAGGTAAGGCCATGTGGAATCTGTCAAGTTGTGGGGTATGCTAATGATACTTGCCCTACTCTATTTGAAGGGGAAACTGAGGGTGTTAATGCTGTAAGAAATTTCCTTGGTCAATTTCGTCAGATGTACTATGAACCCTTTTCACAAACTTATAATCCTGGCTGGCGTGATCATCCAAATCTTCAttatgggaatcaacaacaagTTGCTCCACAATCTACATCTTCGAGACCACATGGTTTCACTTTGCAACAGCGGTCTCAAAATAATTTTATACCTAGACCGTCAAAAGCACCGCAAGCTACTCCACCACCGAGTGCCAAACCCTCTACTGAGGATTTAATCAATCCACTTGCTACAAATACTCTTCAGTTTCAGCAAACCACCCAAGCTTCCATCAAAAGTTTGGAGATTCAGGTGGGACAATTAGCAGCATCATATAACAGGTTGGAAGCTCATCTATCAAATAAATTGCCTTCACAACCTGAGATGAATCCCAAGGAGAATGCTAGTGCA TCAACCACCCCTACACAACTAAACCCTAAGCCTACTTTTGTCATCCCACCTCCATTCCCAAGCAGACTAAAGAAGACTAAAAAGGAAGTGGTGGACAAGAAAATTCTTGATACATTTCGAAAGGTAGAAGTGAATATTCCTCTTCTTGACGCTATTAAACAAGTGCCGCGCTATGCCAAGTTTTTGAAAGAGTTGTGCACTAATAAGCGCAAATTGAGGGGTAATGAAAAAgttagtgtgggggagaatgtttctGCAGTTTTTCAAAAGAagcttccaccaaagtgtaaggatcctg atgaatcTATTCCATGCTCTACTCCAATTTTGTTGGGGAGACCATTCATGAAAATTGCGAGAACTAAGATTGATGTGCATGACGGTACATTGACCATGGAATTTGATGGGGAGACAAtttga
- the LOC133805512 gene encoding protein ALP1-like: MDDSDDEFEILFGDTSSSSSEELIGQVLMANRIHEMQKSQQIRRPLRTSNMSGRQYLLELLNGHPDRLFYTIRMDVNTFRSLCRRLVEMEVIEHDKVISVEEAVVMFLWIVTHNQRVRTVAERYQHSVETVCRQFGRVLDALCYLGNEVIRPLHFNTVQAEIQNNSKYFPWLKDCVGAIDGTHVSAVAPPLKQLAYKGRKVDVTQNVMAACSFNMMFTYVYAGWEGTANDSRVLLDAIRKDDNFPMPPPGKYYVVDSGYPNMPGFLAPYRGERYHLRRFRGRGNHPRGAMELFNYRHSSLRNVIERCFGLLKARFPILKSMPPYLLGKQRRIPIACCAIHNWIKMHSINDRMFEQYSVDATPVEDIEGTESQSNTTIENQQEGDEAGISEAPQINFSQAYMAQMENIRDDIAGQMWLSYNNNI, from the exons ATGGATGATTCAGATGACGAGTTTGAAATATTATTTGGTGATACTTCGTCTTCATCAAGCGAGGAATTAATTGGTCAAGTTCTCATGGCTAATCGAATACATGAGATGCAAAAATCTCAACAGATTAGACGACCACTACGCACTTCAAATATGTCTGGACGTCAATATTTACTTGAGCTGCTAAATGGACATCCTGATAGATTGTTTTACACAATTAGAATGGACGTTAATACTTTTAGATCTTTATGTCGTCGATTAGTTGAAATGGAAGTCATAGAACATGACAAGGTAATTAGTGTTGAAGAAGCTGTTGTCATGTTTCTATGGATAGTAACACACAACCAACGAGTTAGGACTGTGGCCGAAAGATATCAACATTCGGTAGAAACTGTTTGTCGTCAGTTTGGCAGAGTGCTAGATGCATTGTGTTATTTAGGAAATGAAGTAATAAGGCCTCTTCACTTTAATACTGTGCAAgcagaaattcaaaataattcgAAGTATTTCCCATGGTTAAag GATTGTGTTGGAGCAATTGATGGTACTCATGTAAGTGCAGTTGCACCACCTCTAAAACAACTTGCATATAAAGGAAGAAAAGTAGATGTAACACAAAATGTAATGGCTGCATGCTCCTTTAATATGATGTTTACTTATGTCTACGCTGGATGGGAAGGAACAGCCAATGACTCTCGAGTGCTTCTTGATGCAATTAGAAAAGACGATAACTTTCCCATGCCACCACCAG GTAAATACTATGTTGTTGATTCTGGCTATCCAAATATGCCTGGGTTTCTAGCACCATATCGTGGTGAACGTTATCACTTGCGTCGCTTTAGAGGAAGAGGGAACCATCCTAGAGGTGCGATGGAGTTATTCAATTATAGGCACTCATCATTGCGCAATGTGATTGAACGTTGTTTTGGACTTCTTAAAGCCAGGTTTCCCATTTTGAAGTCAATGCCTCCATACTTGCTTGGAAAGCAACGTCGAATACCAATAGCATGTTGCGCTATCCACAACTGGATCAAAATGCATTCTATTAATGATAGAATGTTTGAACAATATTCAGTTGATGCTACACCTGTTGAAGATATTGAAGGAACTGAAAGCCAATCTAATACAACAATAGAAAACCAACAAGAAGGAGATGAAGCAGGAATTTCTGAGGCACCACAGATTAATTTCAGTCAAGCTTATATGGCTCAGATGGAAAATATTAGAGATGACATTGCTGGACAAATGTGGCTtagttataacaataatatttag